AGTGCAGCAATGCATGGAGCTGACGGATACGAATCGGTCGACCCCTTAACCATAGAGGAGCAATCTTCGCTTTTTCCTGATCCGGTTTTGAGGGAATCAAAACATGGAATATCTGGAATAAATAATACTTGAAAAAAAACGGGAAAAACAGTATCATTATTAGTGCTGTTCATATTCCGCAGTAGCTCAATGGTAGAGCAACCGGCTGTTAACCGGTAGGTTACAGGTTCGAGTCCTGTCTGCGGAGCCATGCTCCTGTAGCTCAGTAGGTAGAGCGCATCCATGGTAAGGATGAGGTCGCAGGTTCGATTCCTGTCGGGAGCACCATTCGAGATTCCAAGGACGAAGCAAGACTACTTGCACAATGGACGGTTAGCTCAGCCGGGAGAGCACCTGCCTTACAAGCAGGGGGTCGGCGGTTCGATCCCGTCACCGTCCACCATACCGTTTCTCAAGTGTAAAGGTATGAAACCATGATGGAGGGGTAGCGAAGTGGCTAAACGCGGCAGACTGTAAATCTGTTCCCTCTGGGTTCGGCGGTTCGAATCCGTCCCCCTCCACCATTCAAGAGGTTTTGTATTGGGGTGTAGCCAAGCGGTAAGGCAACGGACTCTGACTCCGTCATTTCGTTGGTTCGAATCCAGCCACCCCAGCCATGAGCCATTAGCTCAGTAGGCAGAGCACCTGACTTTTAATCAGGGTGTCACAGGTTCGAATCCTGTATGGCTCACCATTTTTTTCATCGTATCTTTTGTGCCCGTAGCTCAGCTGGATAGAGTGTCTGACTACGAATCAGAAGGTCGGGGGTTCGAATCCCTCCGGGCACGCCATTTACAGAATTCATTATATGCCGGAAGTCGGATGAAGAGGTCGATGCCGGAAGCCAAATAAAACGGGATTTAGCTCAGCTTGGTAGAGCGCTTGGCTTGGGACCAAGAGGCCACAGGTTCAAATCCTGTAATCCCGACCATCCCGTTTTTCATAAGGGATGAAACATAAAACATGCGGGCGTAGTTCAATGGTAGAACTCCAGCCTTCCAAGCTGGTAGCGTGGGTTCGATTCCCATCGCCCGCTCCATTGTTTTTTACCAGACAGTCGATTAAGACTGCTTTTTTATTATCCGAAAAAAGGGGAGAAAGCCCTTGACAAAACGGCTTCATTTGTTGTTACACCCACTTGATGTCTGCATGAAAGAAATTTGGGACAAATCGTCCTTTTGCGTAAGATTCCAAATTCTTGGCATGGATTTCATGGGGACGAGTAGGGGCAGATGGGATGAATAACACCTCCTCCTTCCTTCTTCCTTTCCGGGCGATGTACTTCTTTACCTTTTTTGCCTTCGGCGCTTTTATGCCCCTATTAACCGTATATCTTCAATGGAGAGGGTTGTCCGGAGCAGAAATTGGGATTCTTACGGCACTTGGTCCTGTGGTGATTCTCCTCCTGCAGCCCGTATGGGGGATGCTGGCTGACCGCTACCAAATCCAAAAGCCGCTTCTCTATCTGGCAGTGGGGATGGAGATTCTTGTTGCCTTTCTTTTCCCTCAAGCCCAGTCTTTCCTTCTCATCACCATGATGATGTTCTTTTTAAATCTTTTTCAGGCGCCCATCGTTCCTTTTACCGACTCTTTAACGCTACAATACATTGAAGGGAAGAAGATCGCCTATGGAAACCTTCGCTTATGGGGCTCCATCGGCTTTGCCGTTGCGGTTTACTTATCGGGGAGGATGATGGAGTATACTCCCCCGGTTGTAATTTTTTACTTATTTGCGGCTTCGATGGCTGCGTTATGGTTTACCCTGCTTCCCATCCCCGCGAAAAAGGAGAACCGTCAGATCCGTTTATTTTCGGGGATTGGGCAACTCCTCAGGATGCCCCACTTCCTCCTCTTTCTTCTATCTGCTTTCTTCGTCTTTGGCCCCATGAATGCGAACAATTTTTACTTCGGCCTCTATTATCTGGACATCGGTGGAACGGTAGCAGGCATCGGTTTGGTATTTCTCCTTTCCGCCGGAAGCGAGGTTCCCTTTTTGCGGATGGGGGGATGGTTGATCGCGAGGTTCGGTTTGGAAAACACCCTCCTTCTTGCCTCCCTCATCTCCCTCCTTCGCTGGGTTCTTTTTCTCTTTCTTAGAGATCCCACGGCTATTTTATTTCTCTTTTTTCTTCAGGGATTTTCCATTGGCCTTTACTTAGCGGCAGCTCCCCAATATGTTCGCCGCAATTCACTCGCCAACCTACAGGTTACGGCACTCACCCTTTATGCGGCGTTTGGAAACGGATTGGGAACGATGGCCACGAACCTTGTATCGGGATGGATTCTAGATCGCTTCTCTCCCCTTCATATTTACATCTTTTTCATAGGTATGACCCTTCTTGGTTTTCTCTCGCTCATAGCCGTCAAAGGGCTTTCCGGTACGACAAAAACTGCAAAATCCTATCATTAGCCGAATGATCTTTGAATTGTATAACAATTCAACTTTTTGTGGGGTTGAGTCAATGGCATCAGAAAGAATAGACTAAGGGGAGAAAAAAGAGAAAGGAAGGGACCTGATGTCTAAGCGGATCGCACTGATCGGGGTTCCCATGGATCTGGGGGCAGACAGGAGAGGGGTTGACATGGGACCGGCCGCCATTCGTTACGCAGGCCTTACAAGACGCCTTGAAGCCTTGGGGTATCAGGTGGAAGACTTCGGAGATCTGCCGGTCCACCACGAACCGAAAATCCCCTCTCCCGAGGAAAAATTAAAATATAAGGACGAGATCTTAAGCGCGGCGGAGGATCTGGCAAGTCGAGTGGACGGAAAAATAAGGGATGGCTATTTCCCCCTCATCATTGGCGGAGACCATAGTATCTCCATAGGCAGTTTGGCTGGGATCGCCCTGCATAAGAAACGACTTGGAGTGATCTGGTTTGACGCCCATGGAGACCTGAACACGGCGGAAACCACTCCATCCGGCAATATTCACGGGATGCCCCTTGCCCTTGCCTTAGGGATCGGGGATGAAAGGCTAACCAACGTAGGGGGGTATTCCCCGAAAGTTTCCCCCGAGAATGTGGTTATTATTGGAGCGCGGGATTTGGATCCTGGGGAAAAGGAATTGATTCACCGACTAAAGATTCGCGTCTTTACCATGCATGAAATCGACCGGATGGGCATGACCTACTGCATGGAGGAAGCCTTAAAGATCGTGGGAAAAGATACGGATGGGGTTCATTTAAGCCTCGATTTGGACGGTATCGATCCCCTTTATGCCCCTGGGGTGGGGACGCCTGTAGTCGGAGGCATTACCTATAGGGAAAGCCATCTGGCCATGGAGATGCTGGCTGAATCGGGACTGGTTACCTCTGTGGAATTTGTCGAGGTGAATCCCATCCTTGATGTGGAAAACAAAACCGCTAAGGTAGCCGTCGCTTTGGCAGGATCCCTTTTTGGCGAAAAACTGTTGTGAGACTTGGTGACACCCCATTAGGCCCCCTTAAAAAAAAGGGGGCTTTTTCACGGAGACATCACTCCGATGGAATAAAAATTACAGCTCATTTTAATCCATTTCGATACTTTTATGATAAAATAAGAATGTTGAAGTCTTTGCGGAACTCAGTTTGAAACCTTTATGGCCGAAGAGTCGTAATGGAAAGTAAGCGGAGGAAAGAGAATGGAAAATATAGAAAGAGACCTCATCGTAAGGTCTCAAACGGGAGATCGAAATGCATTCGGGGAATTGGTGGCTCTCTATAAAGACCGTATTTTCTCTTTAGCTTTCCGCATGTTGGGGGACCGGGAAGAGGCGGAAGACGTGGCTCAGGAAACCTTTATCCGTCTTTTCACCCATCTTCACCGTTATGATGAGACGTACCGGTTGTCGACTTGGCTTTTTCGCATCGCCAATAATCTCTCCATCGATCGGTTGCGACGATCTAAACGGAATTTGAAGGGACTCTCCCTCGATGCCGAACTTCAAGGGACGGAAGGGTTGGCCTTATATGATGCGGTTCGCGATGACTCGCCTACACCTGAGCAGAGCCTGCTGCAGAACGAGGTGGAAGAACAGATCAAAGAGGCCATCCGCTCCCTCTCTCCTAAGTATCGGAATATCATGATTTTAAAATATATGGAGGACTTATCGATCCAAGAAATTAGCGAAATCGTTAACCTTCCTGAAGCGACCGTAAAGACGCGGCTTCACCGGGGAAGGGAAGCATTGCGCAAGAAATTACGTCACATTTGAGAGAGGAGGAAATGAGATGTCCTGCAAGTCCGTCCAGTTAAAGCTTCACCAATATCTTGATGGTGACCTGGACTTAAACGAACAACTTCAACTAAAAGAACATCTCTCTCAATGTACCGCATGCCGTGACCATTTGTTGGAATTAGAAAAAACGATCCACTTGGTAAGAAGCCTCCCCCGGGAGGAAGCCCCATTTTCTTTTACCTCCGATGTGCTGGCACGTCTTCCGAAAATTCATGTGGGGAGAGTCTGGCTCAACCGCATGAAGAGAAGACCTTTACGAGTGGCTGTCTCCTTCTTTCTCATCTTAACGATGGCCGGGATGATTCTCTCATGGTTTGAGGAGGGATCAAAACTGCGTGTCTTGTCCAGTGACAAGAACCAGCTTCGCATAGAAAATGGGGCGGTTTATGTTCCTGCGGGTGAAGTGGTCGAAGGGGATCTTGTCGTGGAACATGGAGATCTGAAGGTAGACGGCCAGGTGAAAGGAAATGTGGTGGTGATTGACGGGAAAGTGCTTCTCTCCTCCACCGCACGCATCAGCGGCAATACGGAAGAGATTCATCGCCTCATTGATGTGATCCTTTATCGTCTTCGTACCCTGGTACATCCATGAATCAGTCTACGTTTTAACAGGATAGGGGGAGGGGAATGTCTCTCTGGGAGAATATCGGGAAATACCTGAACGATGTGGTAGACATTGCACTTGTCTCCATCGTGATCTATAATCTAATCTTGTTAGTACGGGGAACCCGGGCCGTCCAGCTTCTCAAGGGGATTATGGTGATCGTGGCGGTCTGGCTGTTAAGTTCACTCTTCAAGCTGGATACGTTGCAATGGCTCATGTCCCAAGCCTTTAATTTGGGCGTGTTTGCCATTCTTATTATTTTTCAGCCGGAATTACGACGAGCGTTGGAACACTTAGGAAGCGGGAAGCTCTTTACACAGACCCTTTTTCAACCCGATGATGAAGGGATTACCATCCAAACCATTGAGTCAATCGTGAAGGCGAGCGACTACCTGGCCAAGCGGCGTATCGGCGCCTTGATGGCCATCGAGCGGACCACCGGGTTAAACGAATATGTGGAGACGGGGACTCGCCTTGATGCCAAGTTAAGTGCGGAATTATTAATTAATATCTTCATTCCCAATACCCCTCTCCATGATGGGGCGGTGATTTTAAGCGGGAACCGGGTTCTAGCCGCAGCCTGCTACCTTCCCTTATCGGAAAACCCGGACATCAGTAAAGAACTGGGCACGCGGCACCGGGCCGGAATCGGGCTGAGCGAGGTTTCGGATGCCCTGGTTGTCATCGTATCGGAAGAGACGGGACAAATCTCCCTCTCTTTGGGGGGGAATCTCATCCGGGGGATCTCTCCTTCCGATCTTCAGACGATGATTCAAAATACCCTAAAGCCTGAGAAAGAACAGAAGCTCTTCTGGAAGCGGAAGGGGGATGACCGTGGTTAGATGGCTACGGAACAATCTAAACTTGAAGATCCTCTCCCTCGTTCTCGCCGTCATGCTTTGGATGGTCGTGAATATGACCACGAGGGGAGTCCAGCCTGTCACGCCATTAAATCCGCCTACAAGCGCCCCCATCGTCCGGGAAATCCAAAATATGCCGATCACCCCACGTTTGGATGATCAAGAGATGGTCATCGTGAAGATGCAGAAATATGCCGATTTAACCTTGCGGGGGGAGCGTTCTGTGCTGGAAGGAGCGATTTCGCCGGATCGCTTTCAGGTTTTTGTCGATCTAAAAGGTCTCCCCTCGGGGACTGAGCGGGTCCCTGTCCAAGTGACAGGATTTCCACCCGGGGTGGAAGTGACGGTAAACCCGGCTTTTATCGATGTAACGTTAGAGTTGAAACAACGGAAAGTGATGCCTGTGACCGCCGAGGTGATCGGAAAACCAAAGGAAGGATATACGACGGGAACCCCCATCATCAATCCGGTCAATGTCCATGTGAAAGCGGCGAAGAGCCAATTAGATCAGATCGCCTTTGTAAAAGGGTTCATCAACATCGATGGGGCGTCAGGCGATGTGAGGAAAAAGGTGGCATTAAAGGTGATCGATGTGAACGGCAATACCGTTCCTGTAGAGATTGAACCGAATGTGGTGGAAATTACGGTCCCCATCTCTCATCCCTTTGTCACCGTTCCCCTGCAGCTTCAAGTAAAGGGGGAACCCCCTGCCGGCTTTGCGGTGGCGAAAATCACCCCCAGTGAAAATATGGTCTCCCTCTTCGGGAGTAAGGAGAAACTGTCCGGCATCGATTACTATACGGGACCGGCCATCGATGTAAGCACATTAACCAAGACGACGACCTTGGAACTTCCGATCCCAAATCCGGATGGTTTCGAGATCTCGCCGCAAAAAATAAAAGTAACGGTGGAAATCGTCCCCTCGGTGAAAAAGGAGTTTGCCAACATCCCCATCGAAATCACGGGATTGCCCAAAGAATATCAAGGGAACATCTTGGATCCCACCGATGGGAAGATTACCATCACCTTGGAAGGAGCCCCTGAAATCATAAACCAGATCACCCCGGCGGATCTTAAAGCAAACATCCTTCTTTCCGGACTTCCGCCGGGAACGCAAACCGTACCCATCGAACTGATCCTGCCAAGCTTCGTCAAGACGGCGGGAATAAGCACCCCCACGGTAAAGGTAGAGATTGTGGACGCAAAAAGCACATCAGGGAATCCGGACTCCCCTCCCCCGTCGGGGGACTCCCACCCCCCTACCGGGGATAAAAATCCATCGAATCAAAAAGGGAATCAGGAAGGAACAGGATAAACCGTTTGCGCATATATAATCGTTAATCTCAATTTTAAGAAGGAATGAGGAGGTTAAACATTTTGGGAAAATACTTTGGAACGGACGGCATCAGAGGCATCGCCAACCAGGATCTTACCCCGGAACTCGCTTACAGGGTGGGGCGAACAGGCGGTTACGTCTTAACCAAACATGCGAAACATGCCAAGGTGGTGGTCGGCAGAGACCCGCGCATATCCGGGGAAATGCTGGAGTCAGCCCTGGTGGCAGGACTTCTCTCCATCGGTGCAGAAGTAGTTCGTCTCGGAGTGATTACCACGCCCGGGGTTGCCTACATGACAAAAGCACTGGATGCGACGGCCGGAGTCATGATTTCCGCCTCCCACAATCCTGTGGAGGATAATGGAATTAAATTCTTCGGCGGGGATGGGTTTAAGCTCCTTGACGAGATGGAAGGGGAGATCGAAGCCCTCCTGGATGAACCGGAGGATCACCTTCCCCGGCCGATCGGCGGGGATATCGGGAGGATTACCGATTACTTCGAAGGAGCACAGAAATATCTTTCCTACCTGAAGTCTACGGTGTCTACCGATCTAAGCGGGCTAAAGGTTGTCGTAGACTGCGCCAACGGGGCCTCCTCTCAACTCGCTGCCCGGCTTCTCGTCGATTTGGGCGTTGAAGTGCATGCGATGGCGTGCAACCCGAACGGCGTAAATATAAACGTGCAGTGCGGTTCCACCCATCCTGAAAAATTGCAACAGGAGGTTACCCTCCAACAAGCCCATATGGGACTTGCCTTCGACGGGGATGCGGACCGTTTAATCGCCGTCGATGAAAAAGGTAAAGTGGTGGACGGTGACCACATCCTTTATATCTGCGGCACCGCCATGAACGCCCAAGGGAAGTTAAACCACCGGACCATCGTCACAACGGTGATGGCCAATTTCGGATTAAAAGAGGCCCTTAGCCAGGAAGGCATCAGGATGGTGGAGACGGCGGTAGGGGACCGCTACGTCATGGAAGAGATGAGAAAAGGCGGCTACACGCTAGGAGGAGAGCAGTCGGGCCATGTGATCTTCCTCAATTATTCCACCACCGGAGATGGACTTCTCACGGCGCTTCAGCTGATGCAAGCCGTCAAAGAATCGGCCATGC
The DNA window shown above is from Thermicanus aegyptius DSM 12793 and carries:
- a CDS encoding MFS transporter, whose protein sequence is MNNTSSFLLPFRAMYFFTFFAFGAFMPLLTVYLQWRGLSGAEIGILTALGPVVILLLQPVWGMLADRYQIQKPLLYLAVGMEILVAFLFPQAQSFLLITMMMFFLNLFQAPIVPFTDSLTLQYIEGKKIAYGNLRLWGSIGFAVAVYLSGRMMEYTPPVVIFYLFAASMAALWFTLLPIPAKKENRQIRLFSGIGQLLRMPHFLLFLLSAFFVFGPMNANNFYFGLYYLDIGGTVAGIGLVFLLSAGSEVPFLRMGGWLIARFGLENTLLLASLISLLRWVLFLFLRDPTAILFLFFLQGFSIGLYLAAAPQYVRRNSLANLQVTALTLYAAFGNGLGTMATNLVSGWILDRFSPLHIYIFFIGMTLLGFLSLIAVKGLSGTTKTAKSYH
- the rocF gene encoding arginase; amino-acid sequence: MSKRIALIGVPMDLGADRRGVDMGPAAIRYAGLTRRLEALGYQVEDFGDLPVHHEPKIPSPEEKLKYKDEILSAAEDLASRVDGKIRDGYFPLIIGGDHSISIGSLAGIALHKKRLGVIWFDAHGDLNTAETTPSGNIHGMPLALALGIGDERLTNVGGYSPKVSPENVVIIGARDLDPGEKELIHRLKIRVFTMHEIDRMGMTYCMEEALKIVGKDTDGVHLSLDLDGIDPLYAPGVGTPVVGGITYRESHLAMEMLAESGLVTSVEFVEVNPILDVENKTAKVAVALAGSLFGEKLL
- the sigW gene encoding RNA polymerase sigma factor SigW translates to MENIERDLIVRSQTGDRNAFGELVALYKDRIFSLAFRMLGDREEAEDVAQETFIRLFTHLHRYDETYRLSTWLFRIANNLSIDRLRRSKRNLKGLSLDAELQGTEGLALYDAVRDDSPTPEQSLLQNEVEEQIKEAIRSLSPKYRNIMILKYMEDLSIQEISEIVNLPEATVKTRLHRGREALRKKLRHI
- a CDS encoding zf-HC2 domain-containing protein, producing the protein MSCKSVQLKLHQYLDGDLDLNEQLQLKEHLSQCTACRDHLLELEKTIHLVRSLPREEAPFSFTSDVLARLPKIHVGRVWLNRMKRRPLRVAVSFFLILTMAGMILSWFEEGSKLRVLSSDKNQLRIENGAVYVPAGEVVEGDLVVEHGDLKVDGQVKGNVVVIDGKVLLSSTARISGNTEEIHRLIDVILYRLRTLVHP
- the cdaA gene encoding diadenylate cyclase CdaA, producing the protein MSLWENIGKYLNDVVDIALVSIVIYNLILLVRGTRAVQLLKGIMVIVAVWLLSSLFKLDTLQWLMSQAFNLGVFAILIIFQPELRRALEHLGSGKLFTQTLFQPDDEGITIQTIESIVKASDYLAKRRIGALMAIERTTGLNEYVETGTRLDAKLSAELLINIFIPNTPLHDGAVILSGNRVLAAACYLPLSENPDISKELGTRHRAGIGLSEVSDALVVIVSEETGQISLSLGGNLIRGISPSDLQTMIQNTLKPEKEQKLFWKRKGDDRG
- a CDS encoding CdaR family protein, producing MVRWLRNNLNLKILSLVLAVMLWMVVNMTTRGVQPVTPLNPPTSAPIVREIQNMPITPRLDDQEMVIVKMQKYADLTLRGERSVLEGAISPDRFQVFVDLKGLPSGTERVPVQVTGFPPGVEVTVNPAFIDVTLELKQRKVMPVTAEVIGKPKEGYTTGTPIINPVNVHVKAAKSQLDQIAFVKGFINIDGASGDVRKKVALKVIDVNGNTVPVEIEPNVVEITVPISHPFVTVPLQLQVKGEPPAGFAVAKITPSENMVSLFGSKEKLSGIDYYTGPAIDVSTLTKTTTLELPIPNPDGFEISPQKIKVTVEIVPSVKKEFANIPIEITGLPKEYQGNILDPTDGKITITLEGAPEIINQITPADLKANILLSGLPPGTQTVPIELILPSFVKTAGISTPTVKVEIVDAKSTSGNPDSPPPSGDSHPPTGDKNPSNQKGNQEGTG
- the glmM gene encoding phosphoglucosamine mutase, with translation MGKYFGTDGIRGIANQDLTPELAYRVGRTGGYVLTKHAKHAKVVVGRDPRISGEMLESALVAGLLSIGAEVVRLGVITTPGVAYMTKALDATAGVMISASHNPVEDNGIKFFGGDGFKLLDEMEGEIEALLDEPEDHLPRPIGGDIGRITDYFEGAQKYLSYLKSTVSTDLSGLKVVVDCANGASSQLAARLLVDLGVEVHAMACNPNGVNINVQCGSTHPEKLQQEVTLQQAHMGLAFDGDADRLIAVDEKGKVVDGDHILYICGTAMNAQGKLNHRTIVTTVMANFGLKEALSQEGIRMVETAVGDRYVMEEMRKGGYTLGGEQSGHVIFLNYSTTGDGLLTALQLMQAVKESAMPLSQLASKVVKYPQVLVNVRVADKNAWRENPKVQEALTKGEEELGGRGRILVRPSGTEPIVRVMVEGPEEGVIRNLAERIGKVIEEESGKA